The Argentina anserina chromosome 3, drPotAnse1.1, whole genome shotgun sequence genome includes a region encoding these proteins:
- the LOC126788879 gene encoding scarecrow-like protein 33, with translation MDPTYNGLPDFMNDIDFDPMLPNSSQIPETPNQYQLNQLSPDFNFLSNQFSIPSKPESGNLVPPLSVSTEGESYYANGGSFSAPTNVSPGVDSPSSDDVDFSETVFKYVNQMLMEENMEQKPIMFYDPLSLRVTEESFYDVLGQQYPFSPNQQPQQPVNVDQKVESPDDYLSVNSNEFNASSTSPSTGTTNSAESQSIGDYGEPKPSSSQTSVSSESVYQLSSHSKSNSQLSLPMTNSLSSFGDGMLESSVNQFLAQNIFTDSESVLQFQRGLEEASKFLPKVSPLAIDLESSRVSPEVKGNAPTVVVKKEKSEKKNSPSKRRGRRNSPNGSTERKKSPDGSRGRKNHEREDVDSEGRSSKQSAVYKEDELSELFDKVLLCTDGGNQSSCGSCGESVEVQNEESKNLQPNGQLLTSNAEGGKTRAKKQGKKKDTVDLRGLLILCAQAVSSNDFRTSMELLKQIRQHSSPFGDGSQRLAHFFANALEARMAGTGTGSQIFYTSLASKKTSAVEILKSYQVSLSSCPFKRMSIFFKNKMIIAMAEKAATLHIVDFGILYGFQWPILIHKLSLRPGGPPKLRITGIEVPQPGFRPAEWIEETGRRLAKYCERFKVPFEFNAIASQNWESIKVEDLKVERNEVLAVNCMLRFKNLLDETVEVDCPRDSVLKLIRSLKPDIFAHTIINGAYNAPFFVTRFREALFHFSALYDAFDVTIPHDSPERLMFESEFYGREAMNVIACEGIDRVERAETYKQWQIRCQRAGLKVLPLDQELVRAFRDKVKAWYHKDFTIDQDCDWMLQGWKGRLVYASSCWVPA, from the coding sequence ATGGATCCAACTTACAATGGACTCCCTGATTTCATGAATGACATTGACTTCGATCCCATGTTACCCAATTCATCACAAATCCCAGAAACCCCAAATCAGTACCAACTCAACCAGCTCTCTCCAGATTTCAATTTCTTGAGCAATCAGTTTTCAATTCCATCGAAGCCGGAATCCGGTAACCTTGTTCCTCCACTTAGTGTTAGCACAGAGGGAGAGTCGTATTATGCTAATGGAGGTTCATTCTCTGCTCCTACAAATGTGAGCCCTGGAGTGGACTCTCCTTCCTCTGATGATGTGGACTTCTCTGAAACTGTTTTCAAGTATGTAAACCAGATGCTTATGGAGGAGAACATGGAGCAAAAGCCAATCATGTTCTATGATCCATTGAGTCTTCGTGTCACCGAGGAATCTTTCTATGATGTTCTTGGTCAACAGTATCCATTCTCACCAAATCAGCAACCGCAGCAACCAGTTAATGTTGATCAGAAAGTTGAGAGCCCtgatgattatctttctgtaaacagTAATGAGTTCAATGCTAGTAGTACTAGTCCTAGTACTGGCACTACCAACTCGGCTGAATCTCAATCAATTGGTGATTATGGAGAGCCGAAGCCATCTTCATCACAAACCTCTGTTTCTAGTGAGAGTGTTTACCAGTTGAGTTCACATTCCAAGTCCAATTCTCAGTTGTCTCTTCCTATGACAAATAGCCTGTCTAGTTTTGGTGATGGGATGTTGGAATCTTCTGTAAATCAGTTTCTGGCTCAGAATATATTCACAGACAGTGAATCTGTCTTGCAATTTCAGCGAGGGCTAGAGGAAGCTAGTAAGTTCCTTCCCAAAGTTAGTCCATTAGCTATTGATTTGGAAAGCAGCAGAGTGTCTCCAGAAGTGAAAGGAAATGCTCCAACTGTTGTTGTCAAGAAGGAAAAGAGTGAGAAGAAGAACTCACCTAGTAAGCGAAGGGGAAGGAGGAACTCACCGAATGGGTCAACGGAAAGGAAGAAGTCACCTGATGGGTCAAGGGGAAGGAAGAATCATGAGCGAGAAGATGTGGATTCTGAAGGGCGGAGTAGCAAGCAGTCTGCAGTTTATAAGGAGGATGAACTATCCGAGTTGTTTGACAAGGTCTTGCTTTGTACTGATGGTGGTAATCAGTCTTCATGTGGTTCGTGTGGTGAGAGTGTAGAAGTGCAGAATGAAGAAAGCAAAAATTTACAGCCAAATGGACAGCTACTGACATCAAATGCTGAAGGTGGGAAGACTCGTGCTAAGAAGCAAGGCAAGAAGAAGGACACTGTGGATTTAAGGGGTCTCCTAATTCTTTGTGCACAAGCTGTGTctagcaatgattttaggacCTCTATGGAGCTACTAAAGCAAATTAGGCAGCATTCTTCTCCCTTTGGTGATGGATCTCAAAGGTTGGCTCATTTCTTTGCAAATGCCCTTGAGGCACGAATGGCTGGTACTGGCACTGGAAGCCAGATTTTTTATACATCCCTTGCTTCCAAGAAGACATCGGCtgttgaaattttaaaatcttaCCAAGTCAGTCTTTCATCTTGCCCTTTTAAAAGAATGtcaattttctttaaaaacaaGATGATTATAGCAATGGCTGAGAAAGCAGCTACCCTCCATATCGTAGATTTTGGTATCCTATATGGTTTTCAGTGGCCAATCCTTATCCACAAGCTTTCATTGAGACCTGGTGGACCTCCCAAGCTACGAATTACTGGGATAGAGGTTCCCCAACCTGGATTCCGTCCAGCAGAGTGGATTGAAGAGACTGGAAGGCGCTTGGCAAAATATTGTGAGCGCTTTAAGGTTCCTTTTGAGTTCAATGCTATTGCTTCACAAAATTGGGAATCCATTAAAGTAGAGGACCTCAAGGTTGAGAGGAATGAGGTGCTGGCTGTGAATTGTATGTTACGGTTCAAGAACCTACTGGATGAGACAGTTGAAGTGGATTGTCCAAGAGATTCTGTTCTAAAGCTAATCAGGAGTTTGAAACCAGATATTTTTGCTCATACTATCATTAATGGTGCATACAATGCCCCTTTCTTTGTCACTCGATTTCGGGAGGCTCTCTTCCACTTCTCTGCCTTGTATGATGCGTTTGATGTTACTATACCCCATGACAGTCCAGAGAGGTTGATGTTTGAGTCAGAGTTTTATGGCCGGGAGGCCATGAATGTGATAGCATGTGAGGGGATAGATAGGGTTGAGAGGGCTGAGACATACAAGCAGTGGCAGATACGTTGCCAAAGGGCTGGTTTGAAGGTGTTGCCATTGGACCAAGAGCTAGTGAGGGCGTTTAGGGATAAGGTGAAGGCATGGTACCACAAAGATTTCACAATTGATCAAGACTGTGATTGGATGCTTCAGGGTTGGAAGGGCCGACTTGTCTATGCTTCTTCTTGTTGGGTGCCTGCATAA
- the LOC126786829 gene encoding scarecrow-like protein 30, with product MESFLFDRASISSNSYSDDGNLELINPLFIRTNLDLPSDRCTSLNQTSDEYAGDNYDYNTPILSNGGGIYGNTYGVADVQYSPVECQPDTSWVSNSLSKLQSLRNFGRMEEDNNWHEKLKILEAERFQTMPQGPQTHIGSTLVHEQQSDRYNSENGSKTKKDRQRRDDHCLEGWRSNKQSVHSVAYSTNDSELQEMFDKAMSFQTVNYQSVDCSSLHESSNEGSRHSKGSKLARPKRQSKEEKVVDLRTMLIQCAQAVASYDQRNANELLKQIRQHSSPYGDATQRLAHYFADGLQVRLAGTRAPSFSHYIGPLISTVEILKALRSFITALPLRTLAQFFANMTIMKLAEKVASLHIIDFGIAYGFQWPSLIQWLSERHGGPPKLCITAIEIPQPGFRPTERVEETGRQLAKYSAKFGVPFEFHVVAQKWETVGFDDLKIDRNKVIVVNCLHRLRHVPEVTMMGNSPRDDVLKLIRKINPDIFIHGVINGSHNSSFFLTRFKQAISYFSAYFDITEATMPFEEQERQFFERAGVAREIMNVVACEGLEIIERPETYQKWQARNVRAGFKQLSLDQELLKKVKTMLIGYHNDFSIHEDEKWMLQGWRGRVLLGLSFWKGE from the exons ATGGAATCTTTCCTATTTGATAGGGCCTCAATTTCGAGCAATTCTTATTCAGATGATGGTAATCTTGAACTCATCAACCCCCTATTCATACGAACCAATCTAGACCTCCCTAGTGATCGTTGTACATCTTTGAACCAGACTTCAGACGAGTATGCTGGTGACAATTATGACTACAACACTCCTATTCTCAG CAATGGTGGCGGTATTTATGGCAATACATATGGGGTTGCTGATGTCCAGTATTCTCCTGTTGAGTGTCAGCCGGATACCTCTTGGGTTTCCAATTCACTTTCAAAGCTACAAAGTCTTCGAAATTTTGGAAGGATGGAGGAAGACAACAACTGGCATGAAAAGTTAAAAATCCTTGAGGCAGAGAGGTTCCAAACAATGCCTCAAGGTCCTCAAACACATATAGGATCAACTTTGGTTCATGAGCAACAAAGTGACaggtacaactcagaaaatGGATCAAAGACAAAGAAAGATCGTCAAAGACGGGATGATCATTGTCTAGAAGGATGGAGGAGCAACAAGCAGTCAGTTCACTCAGTTGCATATTCTACTAACGACTCGGAGCTGCAAGAAATGTTTGATAAGGCAATGTCCTTTCAAACTGTGAATTATCAATCCGTTGATTGTAGTTCTCTTCATGAGTCTTCGAATGAGGGAAGCAGACACTCAAAAGGTTCTAAGTTGGCTCGTCCAAAGAGACAAAGTAAAGAAGAGAAAGTAGTAGATTTGCGCACAATGCTAATTCAATGCGCGCAAGCTGTTGCAAGTTATGACCAACGAAATGCTAATGAACTACTGAAGCAGATCAGGCAGCACTCGTCTCCCTATGGTGATGCAACCCAGAGACTAGCTCATTACTTTGCCGATGGCCTCCAGGTACGCTTGGCTGGTACTAGAGCCCCTTCGTTTTCACATTATATAGGTCCGTTGATATCAACTGTTGAAATATTGAAAGCTCTTCGGTCGTTTATCACTGCATTACCTTTAAGAACCCTTGCACAATTCTTTGCTAATATGACAATTATGAAACTAGCAGAAAAAGTAGCAAGTCTTCACATTATTGATTTTGGTATTGCTTATGGTTTCCAATGGCCCTCTCTTATCCAATGGCTTTCAGAGAGACATGGCGGACCACCTAAACTTTGTATCACAGCCATTGAGATTCCGCAACCAGGTTTTAGACCCACTGAGAGGGTTGAGGAAACTGGTCGTCAGTTAGCAAAGTATTCTGCAAAATTTGGTGTGCCATTTGAGTTCCATGTAGTTGCTCAGAAATGGGAAACcgttggatttgatgatcttaaAATAGACAGAAATAAAGTGATTGTGGTGAATTGTCTACACCGGTTAAGACATGTTCCTGAGGTGACAATGATGGGAAACAGTCCAAGAGATGATGTTCTAAAGTTGATCAGGAAAATCAATCCAGATATATTCATACATGGGGTTATTAATGGGTCACACAATTCATCATTCTTTCTCACTCGTTTCAAACAAGCTATTTCTTACTTCAGTGCATACTTTGATATCACTGAGGCCACAATGCCTTTTGAGGAGCAGGAACGACAGTTTTTCGAAAGAGCAGGAGTCGCTAGAGAGATAATGAATGTAGTGGCATGTGAGGGACTAGAAATAATTGAAAGGCCTGAAACTTATCAGAAGTGGCAGGCGAGGAATGTGAGGGCTGGATTTAAGCAGTTGTCATTAGACCAAGAGCTTTTGAAAAAGGTGAAGACAATGTTAATAGGTTATCACAATGATTTTAGTATTCATGAAGATGAAAAGTGGATGCTGCAGGGATGGAGAGGGAGAGTCCTCTTGGGCCTTTCCTTCTGGAAAGGCGAGTAG
- the LOC126787437 gene encoding uncharacterized protein LOC126787437, whose translation MAQPTLKKDVEALQGRLVALSRFISRLTDKCEPFFRLLRRSKSKLIEWTPDCQEAFQGLKDYVAAVPLLSTPQPGEPLYLYLAVSTTAVSSALVRRDGTKELPVFYAGRAMNGPETRYPTLEQLALALIVAARRLRHYFQTHSIHVLTNQPLKQVLQNPEHSGRLNKWAIELTEFDIEYRPRPAIKGQAVADFIAEMIPRDTAEVEPDNVINPVSISPWNLHVDGSSCAKSSGAGIILSGPGGLELEYALKFNFAASNNVAEYEALIAGLQLALSTGATSINVFSDSQLVVNQITGSFTAKDEQLAAYLAYATTLLKRFEFYHINQIPRANNARADSLARLATAQPHQCHKDTRVEILHHPSIHQTLQQICQIERDQASWMDEIVAFKCNGKLPEDETMAKQLRRRAVRYYLRNNTLYRQGLLNADLKCVTTKEGKQILNEIHSGDCGNHYGSRALAAKTLRTGYYWPTLASDAQELARSCHKCQIHGPIPRLPSEPLSYIVSPWINCLWGMDLIGPLPVGKCQFKWVIVCIDYHSKWIEAAPLTAITTEKVQNFLQRNIFYRHGTPESIITDNGTQFNNEYLITWCKARGTKLKFASVAHPKTNGQVEAANKLIKNLLRKKLGEAKGLWPEKLDEVVWAIRTTPTEATGETPFCLMYGTEAVLPIEVIQPTQRVSLFDPETNSDSIHLDKDLLEEKRITAHRHNIQNKQRVARFYNSRVKSRTLQVGDWVLKKIQTKVTGLRPRWEGPYKVVQIIAPNTYCLEDKYGEKLAHPWNMEQLKYYYK comes from the coding sequence ATGGCGCAGCCAACACTCAAGAAGGATGTAGAAGCCCTCCAAGGCAGGCTCGTGGCATTATCTAGATTCATATCAAGACTGACTGACAAGTGTGAGCCGTTCTTCAGATTGTTAAGACGTTCTAAGAGTAAACTGATCGAATGGACACCAGACTGCCAAGAGGCCTTTCAGGGATTAAAAGATTACGTCGCCGCAGTACCATTACTGTCAACCCCGCAGCCGGGTGAACCCCTGTACCTTTACCTCGCAGTATCCACAACCGCGGTCAGCAGTGCCTTAGTTCGCCGTGAtggaactaaagaactaccagTTTTTTACGCAGGACGAGCTATGAACGGCCCAGAGACAAGATACCCAACATTGGAGCAATTAGCCCTCGCGCTCATCGTAGCAGCCAGACGACTGCGCCACTATTTCCAAACTCACAGCATCCACGTACTCACAAATCAACCTCTCAAACAAGTACTACAGAATCCAGAACACTCCGGGCGACTCAACAAATGGGCTATCGAGCTGACAGAATTCGACATCGAATACAGGCCACGACCCGCCATAAAAGGACAGGCCGTAGCCGATTTCATAGCAGAAATGATCCCCCGAGATACGGCGGAAGTGGAACCAGATAATGTCATTAACCCCGTCAGTATTTCGCCATGGAATTTGCACGTAGATGGCTCTAGCTGCGCAAAATCTAGCGGAGCGGGGATCATCTTGAGCGGACCGGGGGGACTCGAACTCGAGTATGCTTTAAAATTCAACTTTGCCGCCTCCAACAATGTAGCGGAGTACGAAGCACTGATTGCAGGACTACAATTAGCCCTAAGCACGGGTGCCACTAGCATTAATGTGTTCAGTGATTCTCAGCTCGTAGTCAATCAAATCACCGGGTCCTTCACTGCTAAGGATGAGCAACTAGCAGCCTACCTGGCGTATGCCACAACATTATTAAAGCGGTTCGAATTCTACCACATCAATCAAATACCGAGGGCCAATAACGCAAGAGCGGACTCCTTAGCAAGACTCGCCACGGCGCAACCCCACCAATGCCACAAGGACACCAGGGTCGAAATTCTCCACCATCCCTCCATTCACCAGACCTTGCAACAGATATGCCAGATAGAGCGCGACCAAGCCTCGTGGATGGATGAGATAGTAGCATTCAAGTGCAACGGCAAGCTACCAGAAGACGAGACCATGGCAAAACAACTAAGGAGACGGGCGGTAAGATATTACCTGCGGAACAACACACTCTATCGCCAAGGTCTGCTGAATGCTGACCTCAAGTGCGTCACAACCAAAGAAGGCAAGCAGATCTTGAACGAAATCCACAGCGGTGATTGTGGCAACCATTACGGCAGCCGCGCATTGGCCGCAAAAACACTCCGCACAGGATATTATTGGCCCACATTAGCCTCCGATGCACAGGAGCTCGCCAGGTCTTGCCACAAATGTCAAATCCATGGACCCATACCACGCCTACCCTCCGAACCACTATCCTACATAGTCAGCCCGTGGATCAACTGCCTTTGGGGAATGGATCTGATTGGCCCATTACCCGTCGGGAAATGTCAATTCAAGTGGGTCATTGTATGTATcgattatcattccaaatggatTGAAGCTGCGCCCCTTACGGCCATAACAACCGAGAAGGTTCAAAACTTCCTGCAACGCAACATCTTCTACCGTCACGGTACGCCGGAGTCTATCATCACAGATAACGGCACGCAGTTCAACAACGAGTACCTCATCACTTGGTGCAAGGCAAGAGGAACTAAGCTCAAATTCGCATCCGTAGCACATCCAAAAACCAATGGGCAAGTAGAAGCCGCCAACAAATTGATTAAGAACCTTCTTCGGAAAAAGCTGGGTGAAGCTAAAGGACTTTGGCCAGAAAAACTCGACGAGGTAGTATGGGCAATCCGTACCACACCAACAGAAGCCACGGGCGAAACTCCTTTTTGCTTAATGTATGGCACGGAAGCAGTTCTACCCATCGAAGTAATTCAGCCAACACAACGGGTTTCACTATTTGACCCCGAAACCAATTCGGACAGTATACACCTTGATAAAGATCTCTTGGAAGAGAAACGCATCACAGCGCATCGCCATAACATCCAGAACAAACAGCGCGTGGCACGCTTCTATAACTCAAGAGTCAAGAGCAGGACACTACAAGTAGGCGACTGGGTCCTAAAGAAGATCCAAACAAAGGTCACTGGACTACGCCCGAGATGGGAGGGACCATATAAAGTCGTCCAAATCATAGCCCCAAACACGTACTGCCTAGAAGACAAGTACGGAGAAAAATTAGCCCATCCTTGGAACATGGAACAACTCAAGTACTATTACAAGTAA
- the LOC126787438 gene encoding uncharacterized protein LOC126787438 — MGTTNPSPSTPAGGHIEDVTDLSLNHPLPSANDPFILTPTPGTVVSTNATTDPATAARMESMARDLADCQQREVLEREKAAALQSELDRIRTQLERAERSHLHEESNREGSAQTRGREQVRLSISLTPSELAKKRPPSPRRIHNREEGSTSVTSRSRPPTAAHNSESATLALILQRLTAIEQRDANPRCQPVFAARPGPFTTRIMNTVRPSQSKSPKITPYTGEGDPFRHIDNFKKVTASREFDDATLCHLFSETLDGDAMNWFFEQPANSMDSFAQLTTAFLNRFILMAGAAHTTDGLFQVKQESRETLGTFVMRWQTAASRCRNLNKTLALAAFKEGLRSENFLFHINVDPRMRGATYDDIMTEAVRYAQAEYVTYEEKRTPVPSDKATMTQTSTHTVPLQRELFPNTEDHSKGRKREWHQANHRDARNNDRHKGRDRNRRLGQERRDNRDPRQVNAMGRRSDHTLPREETLEDFFHAHQDTLRKPARPLRPQTEAETGKWCRFHENGSHNTNVCRTLRILRANGDTGVRPAQQRVQQNVVAAVETLRRINVIEGGAPKTNLSNRAKKRLDRNNHPRQVYTITGGNVKRQKEGWKPITFTEDEEIGISLPNDDAFLIDAILGGQWDVGKMMIDTGSAVNVLFKGCYEKMERSGKKLVQDHEPLVSFSGDITQPLGSDYMTVRIGTAPCTVCVEAEFIIVDAYSSYNGIIGRPTLNRMRTFIAGHMMLIKFPTPHGTGQVRGSQSVAKDCQTRAIRQTRNRHEILAVHATVNLTDKVVDARDGEPSKGKSKQKATPYETKIPANPESSLKSITPFASHPERKIKIGATLNPTVERDLTSFLGDNMEVFAWSYEDMPGISPDIIMHELHIKPSAHPIKQKRRSFDDEKSTAIRQEVDKLRGMKFVREVQYPEWISNCVMVRKANGKWRMCVDYKNVNKACPKDSFPLPRIDQLIDTTAGHELLSMMDAYSGYNQIRMNPADQEATTFVTDRGLYCYNVMPFGLKNAGATYVRCVTQMFDQHIGREIEVYVDDMLAKSIKAEDHVTNLRTIFNVLKKYKMRLNPEKCFFGVTTSKFLGYIVSQRGIEANPEKI, encoded by the coding sequence ATGGGCACTACGAATCCGTCCCCCTCTACTCCGGCAGGCGGTCACATCGAAGACGTCACAGACCTTAGCCTCAACCACCCTCTACCCTCCGCCAACGACCCTTTCATCCTCACACCTACACCCGGAACAGTCGTTAGTACCAATGCGACTACAGATCCGGCAACCGCCGCAAGAATGGAAAGCATGGCTCGCGACCTAGCCGATTGCCAGCAGCGCGAGGTACTGGAACGCGAGAAAGCAGCAGCTCTTCAGAGCGAACTTGACAGGATACGGACACAGCTTGAACGGGCTGAGCGCAGTCATTTACATGAGGAGTCAAATCGCGAGGGCAGCGCGCAAACAAGAGGACGAGAACAAGTTCGCTTAAGTATCAGCTTGACCCCCTCCGAACTCGCCAAGAAACGGCCACCATCACCACGGCGTATCCATAACCGTGAGGAAGGAAGCACAAGCGTCACCTCCCGCTCCAGACCCCCCACAGCCGCTCACAACAGCGAGTCTGCCACGCTAGCCCTGATCTTGCAGCGGCTAACAGCGATAGAACAACGGGATGCCAATCCACGGTGCCAACCAGTGTTCGCAGCCAGGCCAGGCCCATTCACTACGAGAATAATGAACACCGTGCGTCCTTCTCAATCCAAGAGCCCAAAAATCACGCCGTACACAGGTGAAGGCGATCCATTCCGGCACATTGATAACTTCAAAAAAGTCACTGCCAGTAGAGAATTCGACGACGCCACCTTATGCCACCTATTCAGCGAAACCTTAGATGGAGATGCCATGAATTGGTTCTTTGAACAACCAGCGAACTCCATGGATTCCTTCGCGCAGTTAACCACAGCATTTCTTAATCGGTTTATACTCATGGCCGGGGCCGCCCACACAACTGATGGCCTATTTCAAGTAAAACAAGAGAGCAGGGAAACATTGGGCACCTTCGTCATGCGATGGCAGACTGCAGCATCCAGATGCCGGAACCTGAACAAAACGCTCGCCTTGGCTGCTTTTAAGGAAGGACTACGGTCAGAGAACTTCTTGTTCCACATTAATGTGGACCCTCGAATGCGCGGCGCCACATACGATGACATCATGACTGAAGCAGTACGATACGCTCAGGCAGAATACGTCACATACGAAGAGAAGCGGACCCCAGTACCATCAGACAAAGCTACTATGACGCAAACATCTACACACACAGTCCCCCTCCAGCGCGAACTCTTCCCAAACACAGAAGACCATAGCAAAGGCAGGAAGAGAGAGTGGCATCAAGCCAATCACCGTGATGCGCGTAACAACGATCGGCACAAGGGCCGGGACAGGAACAGAAGACTTGGCCAGGAACGTCGCGACAACAGAGACCCCCGCCAAGTTAACGCGATGGGACGCCGTAGTGACCACACACTGCCTAGGGAAGAGACCCTGGAGGACTTTTTCCACGCACATCAGGACACGTTGAGGAAACCAGCAAGACCGCTACGCCCCCAAACCGAAGCGGAAACTGGTAAATGGTGCAGATTCCACGAAAATGGAAGTCATAACACGAATGTTTGCCGCACCCTCCGCATATTAAGAGCCAATGGCGACACGGGAGTTCGCCCGGCGCAACAGAGGGTACAACAGAATGTGGTTGCCGCAGTCGAGACCCTACGCCGCATCAACGTTATAGAGGGAGGAGCCCCGAAGACCAACTTGTCCAACCGAGCAAAAAAGCGCCTTGACCGCAATAATCACCCAAGGCAGGTGTATACCATCACAGGAGGAAACGTTAAACGACAGAAAGAAGGATGGAAACCGATCACCTTCACTGAGGACGAGGAAATTGGCATCTCCTTACCCAATGACGACGCTTTCCTCATAGACGCAATCCTGGGCGGACAATGGGATGtagggaagatgatgatcgacACGGGATCTGCAGTCAACGTCCTATTTAAGGGCTGCTACGAAAAAATGGAGCGTAGCGGCAAGAAATTGGTACAAGACCACGAACCGCTAGTCAGCTTCTCTGGTGACATAACCCAACCCCTAGGTTCGGATTATATGACAGTACGTATTGGGACCGCACCATGCACAGTTTGCGTCGAAGCTGAGTTCATCATAGTCGATGCCTACAGCTCATACAACGGGATCATCGGCCGACCTACACTTAACCGGATGAGAACCTTTATCGCCGGACACATGATGCTCATAAAATTCCCAACTCCGCACGGAACAGGACAGGTCCGGGGTTCACAATCCGTGGCAAAAGATTGCCAGACACGTGCAATTCGACAAACGCGCAACCGACACGAAATCCTGGCAGTACACGCCACAGTAAACTTAACTGACAAAGTTGTCGACGCACGAGATGGCGAACCGTCGAAGGGAAAGAGCAAGCAGAAGGCTACGCCATACGAGACAAAAATTCCGGCAAACCCCGAATCCTCATTGAAAAGCATTACGCCATTCGCAAGTCATCCGGAGCGCAAGATCAAAATCGGGGCAACTCTCAATCCCACTGTTGAGAGAGATTTAACAAGTTTCTTGGGCGACAACATGGAAGTCTTCGCATGGTCTTATGAAGACATGCCTGGCATCTCGCCCgacatcatcatgcatgaattgcacatcAAACCTTCCGCACACCCAATTAAGCAAAAGCGCCGAAGCTTCGACGATGAAAAAAGCACGGCGATACGCCAGGAAGTTGACAAATTAAGAGGCATGAAGTTCGTCCGGGAGGTACAGTACCCTGAGTGGATCTCAAACTGTGTTATGGTACGTAAAGCCAACGGTAAATGGCGTatgtgtgtggattacaagaaCGTAAACAAAGCATGCCCAAAAGACAGTTTCCCCCTACCCAGAATTGACCAGCTCATTGATACCACGGCAGGTCACGAGTTGCTCAGTATGATGGACGCCTACTCCGGGTACAATCAGATACGCATGAACCCGGCGGATCAAGAAGCTACGACCTTCGTCACTGATAGGGGCCTGTACTGTTACAACGTAATGCCCTTCGGATTAAAAAATGCGGGTGCTACGTATGTGCGTTGCGTCACACAAATGTTTGACCAACACATCGGTCGGGAAATCGAGGTGTACGTCGATGACATGCTGGCCAAAAGCATAAAAGCAGAAGACCATGTAACCAACCTCCGAACCATCTTCAATGTGCTCAAAAAGTACAAGATGAGATTAAACCCGGAGAAATGTTTTTTCGGCGTAACAACAAGCAAGTTCCTGGGCTACATCGTCAGTCAACGCGGCATAGAGGCAAATCCCGAAAAGATATAA